ATAAGCCGACAGCTTCGACGAGTCGTCGACCCCGAAGCCGTTTCGTGTCTCTTTGTACGTTCTGACCGGACCGGCCAAATAGGCGGCGAGACGCGCTCGCCCCGCCCGTTCCCCGCCTTGGAACGGGAACGCAGTCCGTGCGTCCTGTCCCGGCTGTGTATAAGCGACCGGAAAATCGACGGCACGCCATTCCTTCATAGGCGAACGTTCGACCAATCGGTCCGGTCTCGCATCAGCTTCGACCGCTTTCCGAAACTCGGTGAAGAGGAATGGCAGCTTCTCAAACGGAATCTCTTCCCGCGGATAGAGGGTGAATCCGTCGAACGACTGATATTCGCCTTGCCACGCGGTTGTGACCTCACGTTCACGTCTCCGTTCGTTATAGCCAATCGACCGTTGGAATAACAAGCGGTCGGTCGGTTCGAAGACGTCGAGTGGATGTCCGACATGGATGAACAGCGGGATGCCAAACGCTGTGAGCGAACCGGCCAAGTCGTCGAGTGCCTCGTTCAAAAACTGGAGTCGCCGCGGCCCGAGCGGAATATGGCCGAAGCGGTTTTCAATGAGCTCTTCTTGCGCAATGACGTAATGGCCCTCAATCGGATCGTCATGACGGAGCGCCTCCTCGAGCGGACGATGGTCGTCGACCCGTAAATCGTTTTGATACCAGATAATCGTCTTCATCTTTTTCGCCTCCTTCCCCCATTATGGGACATGGCTGCTGGTGTTACCTTAGACGAAACTGTAGAAAACATGTTTTCATTTCCTAAACAGGTGGAATATACATCATTAGAACAGAAAGGGGTGCAGCAACATGGCTAGAAAAGGTAAATTTGGTACACTCATCAAAGTCGCGACGGCGGTCGCACCGTTCGTCTACGATTACTATAAAAAGAACAAAGCAAAAAAAGCATCGACACCTAAAAAGTGAGCCAAGCGCTTCGGACCTCGTCCGAGGCTTTTTTTTCTTGTGTGGAAACGAGATATGATATGATGGTGGAACATTTTAGGGAATCGAGGCGACCATCATGCACGCGGTATGGGTACAATCTTTACGAATCAGTTTGAAGTGGGCGTTATTCATGGGCGGCCTGTTCCTGCTCGCCCTCGGGTCGTCGATGATGATCACGGCCGACCTCGGCGTGTCGACATGGGACGTGCTCCATCTCGGGCTCGCCCGGCACACTCCGATTTCCGTCGGGACGATCATCTTGCTCGTCGGTCTTTTGCTCGTCCTCTGCAAGTACATACTGGACCGGATTCGGCCCCAGTTCGGGACGCTTGTCAATGCCGTCTTCGTCGGCGTGTTCATGAACTTGATTCTCGACCAGCATTGGTTGCCGCAGCTCGACGGCATCGCGCTCAACATCGCCTGGCTCGTCCTCGGCATCTTCGTCATCGGGATGGGTGCCGGTTTGTACGTCGCCATCGGTTATGGGGCCGGCCCACGGGACGGGTTGACGCTCGCCTTGGCCGATCGATTCAACACGTCGGTCCGCATGATGCGGACGTGGATGGAACTGACGGCCTGCCTCATCGGCTGGGTGCTCGGCGGCCCCGTCTTCTTCGGAACGGTGCTGTC
This sequence is a window from Exiguobacterium mexicanum. Protein-coding genes within it:
- a CDS encoding DASH family cryptochrome, producing MKTIIWYQNDLRVDDHRPLEEALRHDDPIEGHYVIAQEELIENRFGHIPLGPRRLQFLNEALDDLAGSLTAFGIPLFIHVGHPLDVFEPTDRLLFQRSIGYNERRREREVTTAWQGEYQSFDGFTLYPREEIPFEKLPFLFTEFRKAVEADARPDRLVERSPMKEWRAVDFPVAYTQPGQDARTAFPFQGGERAGRARLAAYLAGPVRTYKETRNGFGVDDSSKLSAYLANGSLSPRRVLHELEQHERSHGANESTYWLYFELLWRDFFQWVALEQGKRLFRAQGIRSKRKTWRVDPDVIGRWQVGETGVDFVDAFMRELNATGWMSNRGRQIVASYFAKELGQDWRIGASYFESTLIDYDVASNYGNWAYQAGVGNDSRDRHFNVSRQQDTYDPTGAFRNMWL
- a CDS encoding YczE/YyaS/YitT family protein — protein: MHAVWVQSLRISLKWALFMGGLFLLALGSSMMITADLGVSTWDVLHLGLARHTPISVGTIILLVGLLLVLCKYILDRIRPQFGTLVNAVFVGVFMNLILDQHWLPQLDGIALNIAWLVLGIFVIGMGAGLYVAIGYGAGPRDGLTLALADRFNTSVRMMRTWMELTACLIGWVLGGPVFFGTVLSIFLIGPFFQFWLEQFRRLVSVIDRAKVDPV